One region of Osmia lignaria lignaria isolate PbOS001 chromosome 7, iyOsmLign1, whole genome shotgun sequence genomic DNA includes:
- the LOC117609365 gene encoding DET1- and DDB1-associated protein 1, giving the protein MSVAEFLKGLPSHNENNFANFHTDSGNRTCVKKPSVYIPTKDHPSEQIIVTEKTTILLRYLHQHWDINNPVRKRDFLSANGDSEDDGGTVRSKRLRLELNNTI; this is encoded by the exons atg TCTGTTGCTGAATTTCTAAAAGGTTTGCCTTCACATAATGAAAATAACTTTGCCAATTTTCACACGGACAGTGGAAACAGAACTTGTGTAAAGAAGCCTTCAGTATATATTCCCACAAAAGATCATCCTTCAGAACAAA ttatAGTTACAGAAAAAACCACCATATTGTTAAGGTACCTCCACCAACACTGGGATATAAAT AATCCTGTCAGAAAAAGAGATTTTTTATCTGCTAATGGTGACTCTGAAGATGATGGTGGCACAGTTCGTAGTAAAAGGCTACGTCTTGAGTTGAACAATACCATTTAA